The Deinococcus koreensis genome window below encodes:
- a CDS encoding tRNA (adenine(22)-N(1))-methyltransferase TrmK codes for MPSLDARLEAVLGLVHAHSHADIGSDHASLPIELIHRGQIVRGVIVELNSGPLLLARQNVRRAGLQDRIDVRAGDGFSPLAPGEVQSASLSGMGAQTMLGILDRAGETLPPALILQPNDSPRRVRVWALAHGYHLSAERLAEGHWTYPVLRLEQRGGPDPAYAGLPLDAALRYGPHLLGSGDPLARRQVWADIVRLSKVAAPGRPAEGDLAVAQAALSWLNR; via the coding sequence ATGCCCAGCCTTGACGCCCGCCTGGAGGCCGTCCTGGGCCTCGTCCACGCCCACAGTCATGCCGATATCGGCAGCGACCACGCCAGTCTGCCCATCGAACTGATCCACCGGGGTCAGATCGTGCGCGGCGTGATCGTGGAGCTGAACTCCGGCCCGCTGCTGCTGGCGCGCCAGAACGTCCGGAGAGCGGGGCTGCAGGATCGGATCGACGTGCGAGCCGGAGACGGCTTCTCGCCCCTGGCCCCCGGCGAGGTTCAGAGCGCCAGTCTGAGCGGGATGGGGGCCCAGACGATGCTGGGCATTCTGGATCGGGCGGGGGAGACGTTGCCCCCGGCGCTGATCCTGCAGCCCAACGACTCGCCCCGGAGGGTGCGGGTCTGGGCGCTGGCCCACGGCTACCACCTGAGCGCCGAGCGGCTGGCCGAAGGTCACTGGACATACCCGGTGCTGCGGCTGGAGCAGCGGGGCGGCCCCGACCCGGCCTACGCGGGCCTTCCCCTCGACGCGGCCCTGCGCTACGGCCCTCACCTGCTGGGCAGCGGAGACCCGCTGGCGCGCCGGCAGGTCTGGGCCGACATCGTGCGGCTCTCAAAGGTCGCGGCTCCCGGCCGCCCTGCCGAGGGAGATCTCGCGGTGGCCCAGGCCGCACTGAGCTGGCTCAACCGTTGA
- a CDS encoding dienelactone hydrolase family protein, whose translation MFKHALSVSAFVLSSLALGQAVKGSEVTVTSGGKAYVSYLAAPASATPKPAVILIHSFNGLEQGYKDLVDEMAGAGYVTLALGWQTFEKEPSDATVKALVEDGLKFLGERKDVNMNAVGLTGFCAGGRYTMLLLPQLKQFKAGVAWYGFPDQGGTAAKPQTPSALIGQLSTPMLILHGTKDVPSPIAGIYAYAQKLDAAGKAFKLSVYQGEPHSFLLQGGKIADTFASRDARRDMLGYFGEWLK comes from the coding sequence ATGTTCAAGCACGCGCTCTCCGTGTCGGCGTTCGTCCTGTCGTCTCTCGCGCTGGGCCAGGCGGTCAAGGGCTCGGAGGTCACCGTCACCAGCGGCGGCAAGGCCTACGTGAGTTACCTCGCCGCGCCGGCCAGCGCCACACCCAAGCCGGCGGTCATCCTGATCCACTCGTTCAACGGGCTGGAGCAGGGCTACAAGGATCTGGTGGACGAGATGGCGGGCGCCGGGTACGTGACCCTGGCGTTGGGCTGGCAGACCTTCGAGAAGGAGCCCAGCGACGCGACCGTGAAGGCGCTGGTCGAGGACGGCCTGAAGTTCCTGGGCGAGCGCAAGGACGTGAACATGAACGCGGTGGGTCTGACCGGCTTCTGCGCGGGCGGGCGCTACACCATGCTGCTGCTGCCGCAGCTCAAGCAGTTCAAGGCGGGCGTGGCGTGGTACGGCTTCCCGGATCAGGGCGGCACGGCGGCCAAACCCCAGACGCCCTCGGCCCTGATCGGCCAGCTCAGCACGCCCATGCTGATCCTGCACGGCACCAAGGACGTGCCCAGCCCCATTGCGGGCATCTATGCCTACGCGCAGAAGCTGGACGCGGCGGGCAAGGCCTTCAAGCTCAGCGTGTACCAGGGCGAGCCGCACAGCTTCCTGCTTCAGGGCGGCAAGATCGCGGATACCTTCGCGTCCCGCGATGCCCGGCGGGACATGCTGGGCTACTTCGGTGAATGGCTGAAATGA
- the rny gene encoding ribonuclease Y yields the protein MTIVWVIVALLAGLVGGFLGGQSRGLSRRAELDDRLQREARAEAERIRAQAEAEARQVREQADQARQDATRRIQEAGEREAQVTALGTQLGSQREQIALLRTQAEAERAQAKQDVARERETLAGDRQETRREREELKREIERLNRRAEQLDARGEKLDTLEERLDSRLGQLNQQEAELAERGKQVDLKLYEVANLSPEAAREEIMTRLDEALEEEKAIRIKAMHERATAEAKRTARHVIAQAIQRSASETSAALSVSVVPIPNDAMKGRLIGREGRNIRAFEALTGVDLIIDDTPEAVILSSFNPVRREVAKHVLDALVADGRIHPTRIEEMVHKAQDEMKTFIHAQGEEAGIEAGVVGIKPGLVQLLGRMYFRTSYGQNVLKHSIQVAHLTGIMADELGLDASLARRAGLMHDVGKSIDREIDGTHVEIGINLAKRFGEPQEVIDAIAHHHDPENGETLYSVLVAAADAISAARPGARREELESYVRRLEQLEQIAVSFPGVQQAYAIQAGREVRVIVQPEKVTDAQATLLAREIASRVEQDMEYPGQVQVTVVRESRAVEVAR from the coding sequence ATGACGATTGTTTGGGTCATTGTGGCGCTCCTGGCGGGATTGGTCGGAGGGTTCCTGGGGGGGCAGTCACGCGGCCTGAGTAGGCGGGCCGAGCTGGATGACCGACTTCAACGGGAAGCTCGTGCGGAAGCGGAACGCATTCGGGCGCAAGCAGAGGCGGAGGCGCGACAGGTACGGGAGCAGGCCGACCAGGCCAGGCAGGACGCAACAAGACGGATTCAGGAAGCCGGAGAACGTGAGGCTCAGGTCACCGCCCTGGGCACCCAACTGGGCTCGCAGCGCGAGCAGATCGCCCTGCTGCGGACGCAGGCCGAGGCCGAGCGGGCGCAGGCCAAGCAGGACGTGGCCCGCGAACGGGAGACCCTGGCCGGCGACCGCCAGGAAACCCGCCGCGAGCGCGAGGAACTCAAGCGGGAGATCGAGCGCCTCAACCGCCGCGCCGAGCAGCTCGATGCCCGCGGCGAGAAGCTCGATACCCTGGAGGAGCGCCTGGACAGCCGGCTCGGGCAGCTGAACCAGCAGGAAGCCGAACTGGCTGAACGCGGTAAGCAGGTCGACCTGAAGCTGTACGAGGTCGCCAACCTCTCGCCCGAGGCGGCGCGCGAGGAGATCATGACCCGGCTGGACGAGGCGCTGGAAGAGGAGAAGGCCATCCGGATCAAGGCCATGCACGAGCGGGCCACGGCGGAGGCCAAGCGCACCGCCCGGCATGTGATCGCGCAGGCCATTCAGCGCAGCGCCTCGGAGACGAGCGCTGCGCTGAGCGTTTCGGTGGTGCCGATTCCCAACGACGCCATGAAGGGCCGCCTGATCGGCCGCGAGGGCCGCAACATCCGCGCCTTCGAAGCCCTGACCGGGGTCGACCTGATCATCGACGACACGCCCGAGGCGGTGATCCTCTCCTCGTTCAACCCGGTGCGCCGCGAGGTCGCCAAGCACGTGCTGGACGCCCTGGTCGCCGACGGCCGGATCCACCCCACGCGCATCGAGGAGATGGTGCACAAGGCGCAGGACGAGATGAAGACCTTCATCCACGCGCAGGGCGAGGAAGCGGGCATCGAGGCGGGCGTGGTGGGCATCAAGCCGGGGCTGGTGCAGCTGCTGGGGCGCATGTATTTCCGCACCTCCTACGGCCAGAACGTCCTGAAGCACTCCATCCAGGTGGCGCACCTGACCGGCATCATGGCCGACGAGCTGGGGCTGGACGCCTCTCTGGCCCGCCGCGCCGGCCTGATGCACGACGTGGGCAAGAGCATCGACCGCGAGATCGACGGCACCCACGTCGAGATCGGCATCAACCTCGCCAAGCGCTTCGGGGAGCCGCAGGAGGTCATCGACGCGATCGCCCACCACCACGACCCGGAGAACGGCGAGACGCTGTATTCGGTGCTGGTGGCCGCCGCCGACGCCATCAGCGCGGCCCGGCCCGGGGCGCGCCGCGAGGAGCTGGAATCCTACGTGCGGCGACTGGAGCAGCTGGAGCAGATCGCGGTGTCCTTCCCCGGCGTGCAGCAGGCCTACGCCATCCAGGCCGGCCGTGAAGTCCGGGTGATCGTTCAGCCCGAGAAGGTCACGGACGCCCAGGCGACCCTGCTGGCGCGCGAGATCGCCAGCCGGGTCGAACAGGACATGGAGTATCCGGGGCAGGTGCAGGTGACCGTGGTGCGCGAAAGCCGCGCCGTGGAGGTTGCCCGGTAG